In Penaeus monodon isolate SGIC_2016 chromosome 15, NSTDA_Pmon_1, whole genome shotgun sequence, a genomic segment contains:
- the LOC119582371 gene encoding solute carrier family 22 member 15-like: protein MYLDYRFGPGYYGLPSGGNPQRPPFVYMVLWAYGGVSAYTLPFPVGRWEEGPTVPVLGGGLCLAAVPPDESANSHALNHQIIPVFKYIKRPIYSTLSQDYSWLIVTMALFGKMTITVAFQIAILYSSELFPTEVRSRGIGTCFMLSRIGSICSPFITDFLGSLISWAPSVVFGAASLVIGLATVALPETLGMALPDTIADLEERDSGDSRRSFLPSFLKKSKTGTQLAADRRGPNHACNTISSPDIHTCQS, encoded by the exons ATGTACCTAGACTACCGGTTTGGCCCTGGTTACTACGGCCTCCCTAGCGGCGGCAACCCGCAGCGACCCCCCTTTGTGTACATGGTGCTGTGGGCCTATGGGGGGGTTTCCGCGTACACCCTGCCTTTCCCCGTCGGTCGTTGGGAGGAGGGGCCCACGGTTCCCGTTCTGGGGGGTGGCCTTTGTTTGGCTGCTGTGCCCCCAG ACGAGAGTGCCAATTCACATGCTTTGAACCATCAAATAATTCCAGTATTCAAATATATCAAAAGACCTATTTATTCCACTCTCTCCCAAGATTACTCATGGCTGATTGTGACCATGGCTCTGTTCGGGAAGATGACGATCACGGTGGCTTTCCAAATCGCGATTCTCTATTCTTCCGAACTCTTCCCGACGGAGGTGCGGAGTCGAGGCATCGGGACGTGTTTCATGCTGTCTCGAATCGGCTCCATCTGTTCGCCGTTCATCACGGATTTTCTG GGCTCCCTCATCTCGTGGGCTCCGTCCGTAGTCTTCGGGGCCGCGTCGTTGGTCATCGGGCTAGCGACAGTGGCACTTCCGGAGACCCTCGGGATGGCACTGCCTGACACCATCGCCGACCTCGAGGAAAGAGACAGCGGCGATTCTAGAAG AAGTTTTCTTCCATCGTTCCTCAAGAAATCAAAGACCGGAACGCAATTAGCTGCAGACAGACGGGGGCCAAATCATGCATGCAACACGATATCCTCACCTGATATCCATACGTGCCAGAGTTGA